From a region of the Rhipicephalus microplus isolate Deutch F79 chromosome X, USDA_Rmic, whole genome shotgun sequence genome:
- the LOC142775489 gene encoding uncharacterized protein LOC142775489 — MRECIVVEKVVAIGLFKLCSVAEDQVVASVFGVGRSMVNGIYKEFCEAIVSVLESDWIKMLSPSEMAEPIREFMAVSDFPQAVGALDGCHFPVSPPQEHVTDYYNYKGWYSIILLVLVNHEYRFRFINVGAPGRCHDSHVYQMSSLSGMVEGPLFKAPVVTIRGVAVPPLVLCDQAFPLTPNLIKPFGHNTPLSAEPPREVKQSDSQLPQPERTSDSQIGNAVSVRSALVYHFSQRMQTQTARS, encoded by the exons ATGCGCGAGTGCATTGTGGTTGAAAAGGTGGTCGCCATCGGCTTATTCAAACTGTGCTCCGTGGCAGAGGACCAAGTCGTGGCCAGTGTTTTCGGCGTCGGGCGATCGATGGTGAACGGCATTTACAAAGAGTTTTGCGAAGCCATCGTTTCTGTCTTGGAAAGCGACTGGATCAAGATGCTGAGTCCATCTGAGATGGCCGAACCCATACGGGAATTCATGGCCGTCAGTGACTTTCCCCAAGCTGTAGGAGCCCTCGACGGCTGCCACTTCCCAGTTTCGCCGCCCCAAGAACATGTCACTGATTACTATAACTACAAGGGGTG GTACAGCATTATTCTCCTGGTGCTTGTAAACCACGAGTATCGTTTCAGGTTTATAAATGTTGGTGCCCCTGGAAGATGCCACGACTCTCATGTGTATCAAATGTCGAGCCTCTCCGGCATGGTTGAGGGACCACTTTTCAAGGCTCCGGTTGTTACAATAAGAGGCGTTGCCGTGCCACCTCTGGTGCTCTGTGACCAGGCCTTCCCACTTACACCTAACCTCATCAAGCCATTTGGACACAACACCCCACTTAGTGCAGAGCCCCCGCGG GAAGTGAAGCAGTCCGACTCCCAGCTGCCCCAACCAGAACGTACCAGCGATTCACAGATTGGGAATGCAGTCAGTGTGCGTTCTGCACTTGTGTACCACTTCAGCCAGAGGATGCAGACCCAGACAGCCCGCTCCTAG